The following is a genomic window from Nymphaea colorata isolate Beijing-Zhang1983 chromosome 3, ASM883128v2, whole genome shotgun sequence.
ACAGTGACATTCAAGGATTAacgagaaagaagaagaagaagaagccgtGAAATCTTCTAACCGCAGCCGCTTCGCCGGACGGACGTCAACGATCGAGCTACGTCTCCGTCATTGCCCCGCTGGTTTCGTGATGGGGAGCGCGAATCTGGCCATATATCCACGGCACTGGTGCTCCTCTTCATCCATCTCCCAAGTCCCTTCATCGAAATTCTGGGAGTAGCTCAACGGGTCGTACCTGAAGCTCCCTGGCTTTGTCCTGCAGCACGGCCTTCTCCTCCGCAGCTTCCGGGTGAGCCTCCACCACCTCTTCAACCTCCCCCTGACACGTCCCCAACATGAGTTGAACTTCACCAGGCCTTCTTCTCCATGTGGCGAATGGTGCTCCTCCATggcacttcttcttcttcttcttcttccctctttgtATATTTCTTTTCTCTGATGAGGAGGAAAAAGAATGGCGGAGGGGAGAAGGATAAAGAGGGTGTGGAAGCTGAGTGGAGGGAGGCGTGGAAGAGGGTGCGAAGCTAGCGTGGCGAGTTGGTCCACCTTTGGCTCCTTCTACCCTTCAAGGGAATCTTGTGTGGATGATGGTGGTTCCGCCATCGTCCCTTGTCAGAAATGGGGTCTACAATAATTGccacattttattttgttttaaaatttatgatgcaggcaatatatatatatatatatatatttggtttgAATTCTGCCATGGCGTGGGATTTTTTCCCCttaattctttttctctttttcgttGGAGCAGAAAAAATCTGGAAATTAATTCCTTCGAGGGCATTTAATGAGCGATATGTTGACGTTTTGGTATCGTAGCACTTGGGGCATGAACGGGATTAATTATGGATCGGATCCTCGAGTTTTACTATTTCGTGATCCGACCCTCGGGGTAATTGTCTGTCGTTTTTAATGAGATTGCGAGATTGTTTGATGTATAGTTTGGAGAATTTGTTGCTTTCCCCTTATGCTCAGAACCGAGCGGGGCCCCTCCAGATCGGGCTGATGAAAGGGAATCCCAATGAAGTCAGATGGGAAGGACGCGACGACGAAATTTCTGCCTGCAAACCAGATTATGGTGCGAGTTCACATCTTATAAGGCATGTATGTAATCTGGCGGATGCGACTTTTGTTGTTACAGGTATGCTACTTTCATGTATGCATCATTTTAAgtacgataaaaaaaaaacttatgaaaGTAGCATACCTGTAATTGTGTagagataaaaaaagattttaagaatTTCACAAAAGTAAAATTTGTCGGTTCGTATATACATATTTTATGGTCAATATATCAtttaaatagttgaaaaaatatttttgttttttgtctcgCTTATAAAGTTATCTCActcttattatttcataaatatttattattttataaacattatctcatacttatgtttagtgttatctcatgcatctatctgttatcttattatcttacaaatgttttgttatATCGTAAACATAATGTAAGAgacataaaaaaatagagagagagagagagagagaggggaggggaatgaaaaaaaacataaaaggacTATATTAAACGGGACAACATCCACATAGTCTGCAGTTGAAGTTGAGTACAAAACAACATACCACACCAACTAGAACCAACCGACATCCTCCTCTAATTGATAAGCAAGTGTGAgttcaatccttttttttttttttggtacatagTAGCGGTTTAGAACCGCATTAACTAACTATAGCACGAGGTCGAGCTACACCAATCAGATCCTCCTCAATCAATCAATGCAAATGACGGTGGATTGAGAAGAATAGTCACTCCAAAAGATCCTTGAAAAGCCCATGAGACAAGAAAATCCACACACATATTAGTTTTTTTGTACGTATGACATAAGATACACTCTCAATCACGTCTCAGCAATTCTTCACACTGTTTCACTATCTGAAATAAAAGATCACGAGGCTGCAGGTCTTTTAAAACCTTATTCACAGCTACAAGGAATCTGATTCAACAATAACTTTACGAAAGCCACGTTCTCAAGCCAATTCAAACCATGAAAAATAGCAATAACAATAATTTTACGAAAGCCACGTTCTCAAACCAATTCAAACCATGAAGAATAGCAATAAGTTCAGCCTTCGTTATATGAATATAACTCGCACGACAAGTGAAGCCAAATAACCATTCTCCATTATTATTGCAAAATAAACCACCAACTCCAACTTCAACTGCAACTTCAATCCTTGTTCCCTGCTGCcggcctttttttttcttcttctttttctcgaTCCCTTATATGTTTAACCAACCGATTAATGTAGCCATCACCGAGTTCCTTGTTATCTAAGATGGAAGACTTCATCTCCCTTACTTTCTCCTCGATGAGCTTCCCTTCATCTTCAACCATGACCAGCCTTAGTGCCTTGGCAACATCAAGCCCGGTGAACCTACCATCCCTGTCATCCCTCTCCACCTCGATGCCCACCTTCTTCTCCACCAATAATCTTGCTACCAATCCTTGGTCGAACACCATTGGCAAAAGGACTAGAGGCAACCCGAACTGGAGCGCCTCCACGGTGGAGCTCATCCCCGAATGGTACAGGCATGCGCCAATGGACCCATGCGCTAAGACTTTCACCTGCGGCACCCAGCTCATGCTAATGAACCCTCGTTGTGCGGTTCGGTCTCGAAAACCAGGTGGCAGAGGATCATCAACATCGTCTTCTTTATCGTCACCGCCACCACCACTAGTACTAGAAGCAGAAACATGGCCCGGCTTCCTTAATATCCAAAAGAAGGGCAGATTGGATAGCTCCAGCCCCTCCGCTATCGCTTGTATCTCCTCCTTGCTCAGCCTGGCCTCTGTACCGAAAGCCACAAACACAACCGATCTTGGGTCTCGCTGATCTAGCCATCTAAAACATGCAACCGATTTGAGGTTCGATGCTTTAGAAGCTTGTTGTTCTTCTACTGCAGCGGGGAGCAGACCGATGGGAATGACAGGTTTCCGAGTGAGTTCTTGAAGGGCAACTATGTATTCCCCTTCGAATTCCATGAAACTTCTAACGAGCAGGCTTTGGCATCCCCGGATCGCCCATTCCATGCGCTCTCCGTCAGTCACACCAGACGCATTTTGACCTCCGCCTCTGCAGAGGGAGACCGCCTCGTGCAGCTTGTACCTCACGGTCGACGGGAAATTGAAGCAATGAGCAAGTATCACATCTTCTGGCGTCAATTTTCCCGTTCTACCACTGCATTCTGAGAGACTGCTAAAAATACATGTGGCTCCAGCACTAAAGATGCTGTAGAAAGAGCAGGGGATGCTCATCTTTCTTGCGATCGGCGGGACCCAATAAGTGGCGAAATCGTATATAATCCAATCCGGGGACGTCGACCTCACCAGCGTCTCCAGCGGCTCTTGCAGCATGTCGTAGGCTTTCTTCAGGTACTGCACTGCATCTTGCTCCAGATCGGCGGTGGCCTCAGCGTTTTCCGGCAAACCGGCTACGGGCGGCAACGGGAAGCCCAAGAGATGGATGCGGGACGCGAGGTGCGTGGGGATCTTGGGCCGAagcttttctatgttttttggGGTGCAGACAAAGGAGATGTTAATTCCTTTGGCCGCCAGGGCATTGGAGAGCTCCAAAAAGGGAATCATATGGCCGAAGGCTAGCCAGGGAACCATAACAACGTGGCACTGAGTCTCGCCCATTATCACTATCACTGTTGCAGGCTCTGtgtctctctcgctcgctcgctctctgATGTTCGATGGTGCGGAGAGTGAAACCTGTGGAAGAGAATATAAATGGGAGAGAGACGGAATGAGGAAGGCAAAAGGAACTACAAAATGGaaccaagaagaaaaagttgacCATTGACAAAAACAATCTGTAcagagaaatgaaaaggaaagagcCTTCGGGAAAGTCTCACGCCGGCGAAagaaattaattcaaaaaaatttcacgAATATTCTCAGAATCAAGGGGCATGGGTGATGGGATTGATCTTTCAAATCCACGGAAGGAGGATTAAAGAAAAGGGCACTATGGTAATTTTGCATCCCAAGAAATTGTGGGAAAGGTTGGTGCACGTTGCCACCAAACCACAAGTTTATGACAGCTGCATGGAGGCGTAGTTGTGACAATTTCTTTCCTTGTGACGCCATTTTGGAGAGTCAACCAGACTCTCCAAACTATCATTTTCATTATCGAAACTAGTATATGAAGGAGAACAGATGACACAATTGGATTAGGTGAGAGGAATCCTGAAAATCCACGTGACCATATCAGCCACAATTACTTAACAACATTTTCAGCATTGCATGGGAATCTTGAAGGcgttgatttctctttctaaaGAGATTGGAGGATTATCCCACCGCACCAAGGCTCCACGTAACCATATCAGCCACAATTACTTAGCAACATTTTCAGCATTGCATGGGAATCTTGAAGGCGATGATTTCTCTTTCTAAAGAGATTGGAGGATTATCCCACCGCACCAAGGCTCCTTTCTTCCCCTTTGCTCCAAACGTTCATAGTTGCAACAGTACATGATAAAGATGGTTGTGTGCTTCAGTTACACATAAAGCCACTCCTTAGAGTAAATAAAAATGCATACAGATCTAGAATTAGAAACGCAACATAACGTACCCTCAAGTCTGCACTTTGTCGTTGCCAAAGATATTTTAGTCGCAAGGTGTCGACGAGCGAGTGATAAGGAAATGTTGCCTAAGATATTTTAGTCACAAGGTGGTCAAGGTGTTGGAGATTttcctcatgcatatacaaaaacgATATGCCTAAACAGATCATGTTCATGTAAATCATTGAAACAAAACTttaactgaagcggaagcgcacttgaatccatctgaactgcACAGACGGTAGATCGCAGTACGATTTCCAAGGTCTGTATGTGCACGTGAGGTTCTCTCAGATGggaaaaaccctagaaaccaacgtttcaagCAATTCTTTGCACGACCTAGAGACCACTACAATTCAGCATACAGTGATAAAGATGTTGTTGCTTCAGTTTACACATAAAGCCACCTCCTTAGAGTAAATAAAAATGCATACCAGGATCTAGAATTAGAAACGCAACATCAACGTACCCCCTCAAGTCTGCACTTTGTCGTTGCCAAAGATATTTTAGTCGCAAGGTGGTCGACGAGCGAGTGATAAGGAAATGTTGCCTAAGATATTTAGTCACAAGGTGGTCAAGGTGTTGGAGATTttcctcatgcatatacaaaacgatatgccctaaacaggatcatgttcatgctaaatcattgaaacaaaactttaactgaagcggaagcgcacttgaatccatctgaactgcACAGACGTAGATCGCAGTACGATCTTCCAAGGTCTGTATGGTGCACGTgagtctctctcagatgggaagaaacaaccctagaaaccaacgtttcaagCAATTCTTGCACGACCTAGAGACCACTACCATTTATATCAAgagcaattacggattcaacccatcaaagaatccATAATTGCATACATGTATCTATACATTACAAATTTACCTCAtatcatataaaatgacgtaataacacaaaatgcaatcacttaagcggatatttgcATTAAGACAATCATAATGTCTGAGattcctcattgacatatgtcggcccaccaaatatATCtgtatacattcagacattacataacaccttaggagctcataactgctatcttattaaacgtcatttttaCCAATCTAGTCCATGATCACATCAAAATAGAACCAAAACGACTttcgctatattaaaattagctaaaccttcaatgatcacaaatattAACACAATCAATAACATAAATCTGACATAGATGTATaacatgagaattacatgtaatatgattacaacatgtctattctcaattGGTCCTACTTTAAAatcttatggagatcaaaaacataaacacaaaattgaaacaaagaactttaaactgtattctgcagaaaactgaatatgtgtccatacataagagcaaacaaaatacaaactcccactaaataAGCACATCATCCAAATGTGAAACCCCCATATGAataacatgttcgtgaaagatcTTAGGAGTTAAACCCTTAGTAAGCAGAttcgcaatcatagagtttgtctcAATATGCTTTAAAGACACCTTACCATTTTGTATAATCTTTTTAACAGCCAAAAACTTGATGTCGATTtccttcgactttgacaaactgcgaCTGTTATTAAAGTACATGATgttgaattattgtcacacaataactttagtggtctttctatatCATTTATAATGCGCAGCCCCGAgacaaaattctgcaaccacaaagcatgattggatgcctcgtaacatgctatgctaCTGTATTGGCActcagcaaagtcagaatctaaATACCCAATAATCTCAAAGTGATCTGACTTTCTGTATGTAAgcataaaatattttgttctttgtaagtacatCAATACCCTTTTGGCTACTTTCCAATGGTCTATACCAGGATTGTTTAAGTATCTACCTAACATTCCaaacgataaatgcaatatccggacgagtacaaacctgagcatacataagacTTCCCATAACAGATGAATAAGAAATCCTTTCAATttctttagatttgaattcactttttAGGACagtgtttgagactaaacttgtctcctttagcaactggagtatctcctggtttgcAATCCTTCATGTcgtatcgctgaagcaccttattaATGTAGGTTTTTTGTGATAATCttagaataccccgagaacgatctcgaaatatctAGATTCCCAATACAgaagatgcatcaccaagatccttcacgtcaaactttgttgacaaaaattttttagtttcatgcaatataccACATCATTACAtgccaacaatatatcatcgacatataaaaccagaaagataaatttactcTCACTGAACTTTTAGTATACACATTCATTAACCACATTAGTCTCGAAGCCAAATGAAacaataacttgatgaaatttgtaacaCCACTGACGGAAAACTTTCTTTAGTCATAGAtagatttcttgagtttgcaaaccattttctttgcatctcctgaaacaaagttttctggttgcaccatatatattgTTTCATCAATATCTTCATTTAAAAACACTGTCTTCACATTTATCTGATGCAGTTATAAATCAAAATGAAccacaagtgccattatagtcttgaaagagtctttcaacgaaattggagagaaagtctctgtataatcaatgtcttccttttaAGTAAAGCCCATTGCAACAAGACTGCCTTATACTTTTCCatgttacctaatgaatcccacttggttttaaatatccatttacaaccaatgggtttcacaccttcaggcaagggaacaatgtctcatacgtcattatccatcatgagttttatttcctcattcatggcatctatccacttatgagatttagaactctttatcgCTTGCTGGAAGTTAATAAGATCATTTTCCATTAAGCTCATATCAACATcctgttcttggagatagacaaagtcatttgaaattgtacttctcctctctctagtggatctcctcaatGGCACATCTACTTGATTTTCTGGAGGTTATTTAGTTTGTTATTAAGTGGTTTCAATAGGAAGATTGTCATTATTGTCTTCTTCAAAATATGTTGATCGAATAATGGCATAAATAAAGACCTGACTATTGTTTtcaacatctgtatgagtaAACTCACGTctctcttcaaaggcaatgcttctaacctgatcaccttccctaaactcaatatcctcaaataAATGAGCATTTTTCGTTTCAAAAAAAGATTTACTGGAtgaattataaaacttataacctcttatttatacattcaatgcaaactttaaagtttgcaaaatcaagggattcaagaatttcattcgacataagcctttttattctctttttagAGATGTGTCCTAAGTGTCTATGCcacaacatagcagaattctcattggctACCACTAggcgtaacatgcaaggtttcattatatgaagcaaccgtatcaagcaaataaaggttattgCTACTAGATAAAGAACAAGTggctatcaaatttgaatgcagaaacaacttaaatttactatATCCAATTGAAGCATAATAACCTAATTTGTCTAGTAAGGAAATAGAAcccaaattccgtctaaaataCGGTACTatataagtttctgtcaaattcaaatgacaaacagtctttaacaataattGAAAATCTGCTATGACTTCAACTTTCGCCTTCTTGTCATCGCCCACATacatgaatctttcagcatcatttgacGTTCGACAATTTATGCAGCTTTGTATAGAAACACTTGTGTGAGTAGTAGCACtcgaatctacccaccaagtgtttctgggtactgaagttaaattaacctgaGAACAAACCAAAGCAAAAAGTGTACAATTCTTATTTATATGACCTTCATTCTTACAAATGAAGCAGCCTAATTGGCATTCCTTATGCTTattctgtttcttaatggatgaaTGGTCCACTGCAACTTctttaacagtctttctttctttacttttaaaattcgaaccatttaactcgggaatagtactcaaatttgcagatattaTGAAAGCAAAACTCActatacaaagaacaaaaacatcaaacaagatcacaatcaatacatgtacatagAAGAAACAataaatatgaatttaaatacaatgacCTGAATCTCATCACAAGGTACCAGTGCAACATTagtatccaatctttggatttaaatattaactgcaagtggtatccTTGGTCAACAATGGATATAGATAATTAGCTCTGTCAAATAACGAGttcatctttggattgactcaatAATCACATGGAATCCTGAAAAtgatcacatattcattgccttGTAtgcttaaacctgaccaagcaacaatcctcaTTTGGTTTCATCATTACCCGCGTGGtttaagtatactatcatctaatgttcgaAACAGACAAATCCGTACTACaaaggtcactttggcgacataaagtataAATCTACTCATTTTGAACAATATACATagtcaaagatcaaattcatagtccaaatattcatctatgACACAcccacaattttaataacatgcaaaacgtGATACATAAAATCCATATTAAGTTAAATCTACAACTTAAACAAGCACTAGATATCTAATTGTGGATCTCAATTTGAAAACCACATATTTATCGTCGGAGGGGGAGAGGCCTGACCACATATCCATGGTTTTAAAATCTCTGAAAGCCTCGGCTTAGAGATTCAAGGCTATGAAACTTAACCTAAAATAtgattatttgaaaatttaatctttctaacaaaagattttaaaagaaaccaA
Proteins encoded in this region:
- the LOC116249579 gene encoding putative UDP-rhamnose:rhamnosyltransferase 1 codes for the protein MGETQCHVVMVPWLAFGHMIPFLELSNALAAKGINISFVCTPKNIEKLRPKIPTHLASRIHLLGFPLPPVAGLPENAEATADLEQDAVQYLKKAYDMLQEPLETLVRSTSPDWIIYDFATYWVPPIARKMSIPCSFYSIFSAGATCIFSSLSECSGRTGKLTPEDVILAHCFNFPSTVRYKLHEAVSLCRGGGQNASGVTDGERMEWAIRGCQSLLVRSFMEFEGEYIVALQELTRKPVIPIGLLPAAVEEQQASKASNLKSVACFRWLDQRDPRSVVFVAFGTEARLSKEEIQAIAEGLELSNLPFFWILRKPGHVSASSTSGGGGDDKEDDVDDPLPPGFRDRTAQRGFISMSWVPQVKVLAHGSIGACLYHSGMSSTVEALQFGLPLVLLPMVFDQGLVARLLVEKKVGIEVERDDRDGRFTGLDVAKALRLVMVEDEGKLIEEKVREMKSSILDNKELGDGYINRLVKHIRDREKEEEKKRPAAGNKD